TCATAAAATACATTTCGTTTTGTTACAATATCACTAAAAAATGGGAAGCAAAAGTACGAATTAGTAGGGTTTCATAACAAATGTATGGCTGAAGTGTTCACATTCATCAAGATTAACAACAGAAAGAGAGTTTTCCTCTGAAACTGACAGTGAATTAGGAACTTCACTCTAAGAATAATTGTCGATGAACACTCACTTAAGAACCTCGAGGAGAGCTTTAAACTCTTCGCTGTTTTTCAGCTCTTCCACGCGGGCCTTGGCAGCTGCACCTCCCTCAGTGCCGTCCACTTGTGTCTCAACGACTCCCTTTGCCTTGTTGTAAGCATTGATCAATCTctgtttgaatgtgtttttcatttcgTTATATTTGTCAACAAGCTCCTGTGATGGATCTCTGATTTCACACAGGCTTGTGGAGACTGCAATGAAATAAGAAAGGTTAGATTTTTAAAACCATTGAcataaacaaagaacaaaaaaaacaaaaaacacaaatttattcaaaatctTGCTTGGTGAAAGCTCTCAAGgaattttgggggattttttccagaattttaaAGGTAACGAAAAGCTACTTTACGTATTTTGTGTGTCCAAATTAAGtgtgttcaaaataaaatgaccagTACGCATAAAGTGTGTCTGCAACTGCAGTTTggtgcagttttaaaatgagcATTCATCCTGTATGTCAGTCACAAATAAAGCAGTGTAGGAGTCAGCTATGCAATAGTGTCTATTAAATTTGTGCAAAACATatgcattaaaacatttttacaccaAGAGATGcagacactttttaaaaaaatttaaaaaaaaaacattcacatttgaAATCGGTTTGggtttatgtgttttgtgtaaTAATTTCCATATTTTACATAGCTGCGTAGTATTtaagctttaaaaaataaaaaatctactGCTGCAATTATTCATACTGTATTGATATGTTGCCTTACCCTGCAGAGCCAGGATCAGTGCAAAGACATATTTTGCATTCATGtctgaaacaaaagaaacaaacataaaatgaagcACTCTGCTTAgtaaatccctttccacatttgacattttaacccTAGCAAATGATAAGTAGGTTGAATAAACTGCACATACtgaaagcaaaaatgaaatacttggatgtttcatgaaaataataatatctaTTCAGATGTAGCTTTAGAAGAAAATCTGTGAGGGCTGCTGCataaagaagagaagagaagagaagagtaCCTGCTGTTGTGTTGGATGTACAGATCCAAGAAGTAAGTGACAGTCTTCTCTGAAAGCGAGTTGTCTGTAACTCGGAGCTCACATCTGGAGAGGATGATATAGGGGGGGACTGCAAACAAACGTCATTTGATGAgcatacacacacctacacacatgCTTGCATGCACATGGACACACACGCTTTCACCTAAACAAAGTCCAGTGTACAtgatattcttttttaaaaaaaagaaaaagtgtgtgGAAATATGACTTGGTGCTTATGCAATGTCTTTGAAATGAAAGTTTATCAGTATTCATATGGCAAATGCACTTAGAGCCCTCCTGAAAAAAGTGCATGCATGTTATAATAGCCAAGGCTTATATGgcagaaaactttaaaatgaggtCAATGTGCATTAAAGATATTGTTGATAAGATAAAATTCTCACAATGAGCATTTCTTCATCAACAGATAGTATATTGTCTGCTAAGGCGAATAAGTGACAGATTGTCAGCAGGTCAATCAGCCAGGATCTGTCTAGACACATTGTCCTGAGCAATCTTTGCCCTCACCTTTCACCTTCATACCCTGGGAGAGACTACATGCAAGGTGatgcattttaattttcattttaaatgttttccttttttctgtctgtgtttctagCTGGGTTTCTTTTCTTAGATTATTCCTCACTCTTCATTGTTCATCTGTTTAATTCCTGAATTCTCTGAAAAGGCAGACTCGATGACCCCACTAAGTGccactgaaaatatttattcatgAATTTGTAGAACTAAATGCTGTGAGATTTGTTAtgaacttttttcttctgtattctACACATCCAGCAACACCCAGTGAAACATTAAATGTGTGatgtaaaatcattttttctctGGCTTTGAATAAGTTGATCAGCTGGATTAGTTGCATCAAATGGCGTGTACTTGTCAATGATTTACTGAATCATCTCCACTGGGGGCCCATTCAGCATAGTTGTCATTCAGTAGTTGGATATGCTCTTCATAGTAAGCACCAATTAAGCCTAGTGCTGTTTCCTACAAATGTTGGATTTTAGTTTTGGCTACTCTGTGAGGTACAAGTGTATAGACGAGTAAGACGAGACATATAGCATGATCCCCCAAACACATTAATCTAAAGACTAATGTTTGCAACACAAACGAGATGCTTTAACAATTCTGGTAACTGGCCATCATGTAGAAATAGGTCCAGAATGCTTTTTATGAATGAGCTGCACTCAGATGACCAGCAGATTTAGAAATACGTGGCCTTCTCCACCAGCATTCCTAGACACTCGGGGTGTATTGGGACAGGTTTCTGGGCCAAAAGTGGCCTGTATGCTGCAGACAAGCTTGTCAGGCAACTACAGCAATGGATCAAGTTCCAAAATGCAGGAACTCATACTAAAGCTGTGTTTTGCATGAGTAAGataaggataaaaaaaaatgaactccTTAATATGCATCAGccacaaaatggaaaacaaaaaaaacaaccattagTGGCTTGCTTGTCACAAAACTACTAGTACAACTCTAAGCTGTCTATGAACTCAATCCATTTGCTGTTTGAGTTAGATGTCGAAAGAACAATCTAACATATTCACATCACATTCTttgtaaatcaataaaaaatatctaacAAAAACACCTATGTCAAAATTACAATTGCATTCAAAATCACAACCTAATAAAAAGAGACAGagtatttttgccattttctgtggCTCTGGTCAATAGAAGGTAAAGGAAACAAGTGTTGTAGTGCCACTTTATTTGTATTTGATTATTGCAACAGTGTGTACAATGGTCCAGATCGAATGATGATTCAGTGGGTTGTTATTTTTccgtgttttgttttattgccaAGATACTGAGTAAGAGCAAAGTGACAGGTCTTGACTAAAACtaacaaacacaaagtacagatCTACTTTCTCTCACACAGACTgactataaacaaaacaaaacactgaagactgacagaaaatgtatAAACATTTGGATTACATTTTGATGATATTGGGTTTTATAAGATTTCAGACATGGACCTTCAGGGAACATCTGGTTTTGTCAATCAAAGACCGCTGTGATTTGTGATATAACTTCTTTTCACCTTTAAATATTAGCTCGATAACAATATGAATATTGCTATTAGTCAGGGCACACTGCGTTTTAGGACCTGCAAATCCTGAACTCTTGATATCTTTTTAAGATCAACATTTGCTGAGTTCAGTAACTGCCCAAATGCCCTTTGGTTTTGGATATCTGGGTGCTGATTTGTGTACACACCAGTCAAAGTCTAGCTGCAAGTTCTAGCTGTAGCGATACGGGTTTCAGTAAAGTCTCAAATAGATAAGGATTTTTAGGCAAGCAAAGCATTTCTGTGGGCAGAGTCCACCACAAAATCTATGAAATCTTGTCAGACTCTGTTCTTGCTGCTTGTTCTGTTTGGAAACCACTCAACACTAATGTTGAGACTGGATTtccttactatactatgcttACAAACCTGATCTCACAGTTGTCTAAAGAGGTTGGATCAGgattttatt
This genomic stretch from Amphiprion ocellaris isolate individual 3 ecotype Okinawa chromosome 9, ASM2253959v1, whole genome shotgun sequence harbors:
- the apoa2 gene encoding apolipoprotein A-II is translated as MNAKYVFALILALQVSTSLCEIRDPSQELVDKYNEMKNTFKQRLINAYNKAKGVVETQVDGTEGGAAAKARVEELKNSEEFKALLEVLNNMYTEVSPSVDKARTAVLGAYEEHARPHIGEYLNNFIDVAKAYLDKVMPAQ